Genomic window (bacterium):
TTTTTTCACCGGTATTTGAAGTCAATAATAAATGGTTAAAGAGAATTAAAAATGGAAAAAAAAGATATAATTATTTTAATGCCTGACCAGTTAAGATGGGACTGTTTAGGTGCTTATGGAAACAAAATCATAAAAACACCCAATATTGATAAAATTGCAGAAGAAGGGGTTATATTCAAAAATGCCTATACAACAAGTCCTCTTTGTATGCCTGCAAGAGCATCTTTTGTAAGTGGACTTTACCCTCACCTG
Coding sequences:
- a CDS encoding sulfatase-like hydrolase/transferase gives rise to the protein MEKKDIIILMPDQLRWDCLGAYGNKIIKTPNIDKIAEEGVIFKNAYTTSPLCMPARASFVSGLYPHL